A segment of the Triticum urartu cultivar G1812 chromosome 1, Tu2.1, whole genome shotgun sequence genome:
GGAGGCTTTGCAGCTGTGTTCGTGTTAGATTCGAGCTTATTAATCGTCGTTAATTGCTTGGAGGAATTCGATGCTGATATGCATGCCAGCTTAATTGTTTCTCATCGATTATCTACCGGTGCAATCAAGCTCACTTCAATGAACTACTTATTTGCTTGCAGTGCTGCACCAGTAGCATGAGCATCTGCCGCTAGCTTGATAGCAACTAGCAACATAACCAGCAAGGGCAGTGCGATTCGCAGCACAACTAGAGAATCGAGCTGAGAGGCTTGCCGGCCGGAGGCAGCGGCACACGTGCAGTACATGGACGCCTTCGGCTGGAGCACGCAGCCTCCTGTGACGACCGTGCCGAGCTGCCCGACCGACGACGCCCTCCTCGCCGCCTTCCTGGGCGCGGGCAGCTTCGAGGAGCTCCACTCCGCCGGCGCCGGCGACGGCACCGTGTGCTCCGACGCCTACCACGGCGGCCTCGACCTGCCGTCGTGCCAGAGCGACCTCAGCCTCCTGCGGTGCCAGGACGGCGTGGCGCTTCCCGGCCACGGCGACGGCGACGCGTCGTCCAACGTCTTTCTCGACTCGGCGGGTTGTTTCCTCCCGGCTATCGCCGGCGCGCATGATGGGCTCCATGACAGGTTCGCGTTCGTCCCTGATGATCCCGCGCAGGCTGCCGGCTCCAACACCGCCTTCTCCGGGTACAGCACCACcaccggaggcggcggcggtgggaaCGTCTCCTCCGGCGAGTCCAACACGTACGGCGGTGGCGGGCACGATACGGAGGTTGCGTCGCCGCCATGCGCCGTGTCGTCGCGGCGGGTGCAGCAGATTAGTCAGGTGGCCCCGCCCCCAACGAATGGGAACAAGATGCCGGACAAGCTCCCGGCAGCGGCGGCGACGACGGTGGAGGGCAGAGAACGCTGGGGCACGAACCGAGCCGCCGCGCCGACGACCAGCATCACGTTCGGGCACAGCGGCGGCCGGCGCGGGTACGAGCCGGACACGGAGGCGATAGCGCAGGTCAAGGAGATGATCTACCGCGCGGCGGCGATGCGCCCCTTGCCCAGCTTGACCGACGCCACCGCCGGAGAGACGCCGCATGAGCCGTCGTCGTCGAAGCCCCGGCGGCGCAAGAACGTGCGGATATCGAGCGACCCGCAGACGGTGGCGGCGCGGCTGCGGCGGGAGAAGGTGAGCGAGCGGCTGCGGGCGCTGCAGAGGCTGGTGCCGGGAGGGAGCAAGATGGACACGGCGTCCATGCTCGACGAGGCGGCCAGCTACCTCAAGTTCCTCAAGTCGCAGGTCGCGGCCCTGGAAAGCCtaggcggcgggggcggcgccggcggtgACGACGACGGCCGGTACTCGTCGGTGCAACGGTACACGGGAAGGAATTTCAATCCTTCGGCCCGTggcatcggcggcggcggcagcaccGTACTCTCCTTCGGGAGAGACGGCGTCGCTGGCTACGTGAGATCCAGTAGGAACATGAACATGCAGTTGTAACAAGAACACAAGTTGCTGTGTTGATGTCACTGTGGTGACATGAGATCGAAGTATATCCATCCAGATGCCTCGATCGATCTGGCGTTTCATGAAGGATGGATTGATTGATAGTAAAGTGTTCAGATTTACCATACGTTGACAGGAATAAAAATGTGTGATTTGTACACATAGGAATTGATGAAAAGCACTGTAACTTGCAATCATGGATGAATTCTATCTAGGTAGCTAGCTAGTGTGTGCATGCAGTTCATGTACTAAGATTGATGGCTTGCTAATCACCTTGTTTCGGAGATGATGCGTAAAGCTTAATAATACAAGAAAATGACCGGgtgaaccaacctgtggttggatggttagaaggactgtggtgctcgcatttatttctgaatttatttcagaatttccgACAATGCGTATTCAGTGGGAGCAGATATTTCCGTCGATGACGAGGTGCCTgcggtgacttcgtaaatttcaagttgatatgtcggctcagtctTTTGAAGATGTTCATACGGATAGAGTGTGCGTGTATGCattcatagggatgagtgtatgccCATGTATGTCAGCACTTGCGcgtgtactgtgttaaaaaaaaaaagaaaatgaagGGAAGGTGTGAGCTTTTGTCTATCTGAATTCTGACATCGCCGAACTTTTTGCATGCATGCTACTAGTAACGATGAAGGACTGATGCTGCATGCATGCACAGCACAGCACTGAAAGTTCACTTTTCTTGTCCAACCCCCGAAAACTTTCTCCACTGCATGTATGTGCACACTAAACTATGCATCATGATGATTAATTAGTACTCCTACTAATGCGCTAAAAGATAGAGCTAATCGCATGCATGTAGATGTGTGTACTATGACCAGGGCATGGATTTTAGTTTCTGAACATTTGGACCATAAATCCATAATTGACAACGTGATCACGCCATGGAAATGTGAAATACAAGTCTTTCATGTCGAAGAAATGCAAATCTTGGTAACGGCTTGGGGTCTGGGGTTGCAGGTTTGCCGGGAAATTCGGGTGGTTCATCGGTCTATAGGGATTGCCAGGGGTGGCGCTAGCACGGCGGTGAGGAAAGGGCAAGCCACAGATTGTAAAGGCAGACGGTTCGGCCGGTGTGCGGTTTTGGGGCAGAAGATGGACATTGTGGAGAGCTGAAGGTTGAAGAATGCCATCTGACCGTTTGCGTTTTGCATCAGACTTACAAATACTTCCTCCGGTAttttttactccgcatattagatttgtgtcAAATCAAACTTTTTAAAATTTGATTAAATATATATTAAAAattattaacatatacaatatcAAATATATATACTATGAGACTACATTTCGTACTGAATCTAACAATGTTGATTTAGGATTATCAATGTTGATATTCTTTCTATAAGTTTGATCAAGGTACAGATACTTTGACTCGGACAAAATTTATATACAGACTAGAAAACCGGAGGGTGCACTACTACAATCGAGCATGGCACTGTAGCGGCATTGCTGCCTTGGTACAACTGCGCA
Coding sequences within it:
- the LOC125537817 gene encoding transcription factor LATE FLOWERING-like; protein product: MDAFGWSTQPPVTTVPSCPTDDALLAAFLGAGSFEELHSAGAGDGTVCSDAYHGGLDLPSCQSDLSLLRCQDGVALPGHGDGDASSNVFLDSAGCFLPAIAGAHDGLHDRFAFVPDDPAQAAGSNTAFSGYSTTTGGGGGGNVSSGESNTYGGGGHDTEVASPPCAVSSRRVQQISQVAPPPTNGNKMPDKLPAAAATTVEGRERWGTNRAAAPTTSITFGHSGGRRGYEPDTEAIAQVKEMIYRAAAMRPLPSLTDATAGETPHEPSSSKPRRRKNVRISSDPQTVAARLRREKVSERLRALQRLVPGGSKMDTASMLDEAASYLKFLKSQVAALESLGGGGGAGGDDDGRYSSVQRYTGRNFNPSARGIGGGGSTVLSFGRDGVAGYVRSSRNMNMQL